Genomic DNA from Pseudomonas fluorescens:
CTTGCCCTGGATGAAGTCCAGGAAGCACTGGATCCGCAAGGCCAGTTGCGAGTTGCGGTAGTACACGGCATTGATCGGCTGGCGATACCCGCTGTTGGCATCGGCCAGCAGCACCTTCAGCCGACCGGCCTGGATGTCTTCGCGGGTCATGAAGTCCGACAGGCAGGCAATACCCTGCCCTTGCAGCGCCAGATGGCGCACGGTCTCGCCGCTCGACGCACTGATCGCTGGCTGGATCGGCCAACGATCACCGTGCACGTGGCGCAGCGGCCACTGGTTGAGGCCCTCGTTCTGGGCAAACCCCAGCAGCGCATGACCGGCCAGCTCGGCGACGCTTGACGGCGTGCCGTGCTGCTTCAGATAAGCGGGGCTGGCCAGGATGTGCAACGGACTACAGCCCAGGGCGCGGGCATGAAGGGTCGAGTCCGTGAGGGTGCCTATGCGGATGGCGATGTCGGTGCTTTGCTCCAGCAAATCGATGATCAGGTCGTTGCTGTTGAGTTCTAGCTGGATGTCCGGGTAGAGCCGGCGGAATTCTTCGATGTGCGGGACGATGGCGTGCAGCATGAACGGCGACGCAGCGTTGATCCGTAAGCGCCCTGCAGGATTTTTCTGACGGGACGACAAACGCTCCTCCAACTGATCCATCTGATCAAGGATGCCCTTGGCCTGTTCGAAGAAATACTTGCCCTCCTCGGTCAGGTCCATGCGTCGGGTGGTGCGGTTGATCAGCGTGGTGTCGAGCTTTGCCTCCAGCCGCGACAACGTGCGGCTGACCGCCGACGGCGTCTGCCCGACCTGCTCGGCGGCGGCAGAGATCGATCCGCATTCGATCACGCAGACGAAAATCTGCAATTCGTCGGATCTGGCTTTCACGGGTGTCCTCTCATGGGATGCAACTCAATGTGACAGGCTTTTGTGGCGAGGGAGCTTGCTCCCGCTCGGCTGCGCAGCGGCCGCCTTCTTGAAGAGGCGCTTCGCACCTCAGCGGGAGCAAGCTCCCTCGCCACATAAGATGCCTTGCCACAGATGCATCATCGTCTTCAGGTAGGTCCCGATACTAGCCGGATTACCGCGAAAGGCCGAACACCTCGCGCAAATGCTGCTCATACCGCGCGACATCGGCCTCAACGTTCGGACGTTTCATCACGTCCACGCACAGGAAGGTCGGCAGGCCGGTCATGCCCAGGAACTGGTTGGCTTTGTGGAATGGAAAGTACACCGCGTCCACGCCCGTGGCTTCGAAGAAATCAGTCGGATCGTCGAAGGCTTGCTGCGGGGCATTCCAGGTCAAGGACAACATGTATTGCTTGCCTTGCAACAGGCCACCGCTGCCGTATTTCTGCGACGCATCGGAACGGGTCCGGCCGTCGCTGGCGTAGAGGCTGCCGTGGCCTTCTGTGAAGACTTCGTCGATGTATTTCTTCACGGTCCACGGCGCCCCCATCCACCAACCCGGCATCTGGTAAACGATCACGTCGGCCCAAAGGAACTTGGCGACTTCCTCCTTGATGTCGTAGCCGCCGTCAATGAAGGTGGTTTTCACATCAACACCGCCACGGTCCAACACACTGACCGCCGTGTCGTGGAGGGTGGCGTTGTAGCGACCGTCGGAATGAGCGAATTGTTTACCGCCGTTGAGCAACAGGACTTTTTTCATGGAGAGCCTCATCGGGTACCACGGCACGGGCCACTGCATGGCCGCGGGGTGGAAAGATTGAAAACGATGGCGGCAGCGTACCGATGAGCCTCGCGCGGAATAAGCACCGGCACGGCAAAACTGATTTGACCAAAACGCACGAATCAACAGCCGATTATTGCCATAGGATTCAGCCGACTTTCATTTCAGGAGGCACCTGATGAGCGAATTGCACGGTTTCATCCTTCACGCCAAGACCCGTCCGGAAAAAGCCGAGGCCTTCGAAGCGCTGTTTCGCGCCTATGTCGAGCCAAGCCGCGCCGAGCCCGGCTGCATCGAATATCACATGTTGCGGGACCAGCAAGACCCGACGCTGTTTATCTTCTATGAGATCTGGGCCTCCCAGGCGCACCTGGATGTGCACTCGAACCTGCCACACATGAAGCAGTTCTTCGAGCAGCGCATGGATTACCTGGAGCGCGACTTCGAAATCCGCCGCATCGACATGCTGAGTGCGTCCTCGGCTAGCCGTTGATCATCAAGTGGCCCCCGAGCGCGCCGAGGCCGATGAAAAATACCCGTTTGAACAACACGGCGCTGATCCGCTGACGCAACCATTGCCCCAGCCACATCCCCAGCAGCGCCGGTACCAACGCCAGCAACGAAGCGCTCAATTCGCCCCCGCCCAGTGCGCCGCGCCACACCAGGCCGGCGGCCAGGGCCAGGGTAGAAACGGTGAAAGACAGGCCCAGGGCTTGCACCAGTTCATCCTTGCTCAAGCCCAACGCTTGCAGATAGGGCACCGCCGGAATGACGAACACACCGGTGGCGGACGTGATGAGGCCGGTCAGCAACCCACAAAGCGGGGCGATCCACGGCTCGACATGGGCGCCGACCCGCAGCGTTGGCAGCAACAGCCCGCTCAGCGCATACAGCACCAGCGCCCCACCCAAGGCCCGCACCACCCAGGCCCCACCCGTCATACCGAGCCACAGCGTACCAAGCCCGGTGCCGATGAAAATCGTCAGCAGCAGTGGCCACAGGCGGCGGAGCAGGGCTTGCAGATGACCACCAAATGCCAATTGCCAGAAATTGGTCAGGGTCGCCGGGATGATGAGCAGCGCCGCAGCCTGCGTCGGAGCCATAGCCAGCCCAAGCAAGCCCATGGCGATGGTCGGCAGGCCGAGGCCGATCACGCCCTTGATGGTTCCGGCCAGCAGGAAGGTGCCGATGACCAGCAGGGAAAGGGCCAGACCGAGATTTTGATAGAAAGCGATGAGTGCGTTCATAGGGGTATCGTGCGCCCCGGAACATGGCTTGGAAATCTGCCATATACTGAGGGTGCCTCTCTTTCCGCAAGAGGCTGTGAACTCACTGATGCTCGCGATGACGATAAACCAGGCGCCACAGCACTTGAGACAGGATCCCCGCCCATGCACTTCGACCTAACCGACCTGCGTCTCTACCTGAACATCCTCGACACCGGCAACATCACCGCCGGTGCGGCTCGCAGCCATTTGTCCCTGGCCGCGGCCAGTGCGCGGGTCCGGGCCATGGAAGCGTCCCTGGGCATCGACCTGCTTGAGCGCGGACGGCGTGGGGTAACGCCCACTCCCGCAGGCAAAGCCCTGGCCGAGCACGCCCGAATCCTGCTGCAACAGGCCGAACGCCTGCAACAGGACCTGGCCGAATACGCCAAAGGCATCAAAGGCCGGGTGCGGCTGCTGTGCAACACCAGCGCCATGACCGAATACCTGCCCGAGCTGCTGGCCGATTTTCTCCAGGCCCATCCCAACCTCGACATTGACCTGCAGGAATTGCCCAGCTCACGGATCACCCATGCGCTGCGCCAAGGCGCGGCAGACCTCGGTATCGTTTCCGACGCA
This window encodes:
- a CDS encoding LysR family transcriptional regulator, translating into MKARSDELQIFVCVIECGSISAAAEQVGQTPSAVSRTLSRLEAKLDTTLINRTTRRMDLTEEGKYFFEQAKGILDQMDQLEERLSSRQKNPAGRLRINAASPFMLHAIVPHIEEFRRLYPDIQLELNSNDLIIDLLEQSTDIAIRIGTLTDSTLHARALGCSPLHILASPAYLKQHGTPSSVAELAGHALLGFAQNEGLNQWPLRHVHGDRWPIQPAISASSGETVRHLALQGQGIACLSDFMTREDIQAGRLKVLLADANSGYRQPINAVYYRNSQLALRIQCFLDFIQGKLADYASREFKG
- a CDS encoding NAD(P)H-dependent oxidoreductase; translated protein: MKKVLLLNGGKQFAHSDGRYNATLHDTAVSVLDRGGVDVKTTFIDGGYDIKEEVAKFLWADVIVYQMPGWWMGAPWTVKKYIDEVFTEGHGSLYASDGRTRSDASQKYGSGGLLQGKQYMLSLTWNAPQQAFDDPTDFFEATGVDAVYFPFHKANQFLGMTGLPTFLCVDVMKRPNVEADVARYEQHLREVFGLSR
- a CDS encoding putative quinol monooxygenase, with amino-acid sequence MSELHGFILHAKTRPEKAEAFEALFRAYVEPSRAEPGCIEYHMLRDQQDPTLFIFYEIWASQAHLDVHSNLPHMKQFFEQRMDYLERDFEIRRIDMLSASSASR
- a CDS encoding sulfite exporter TauE/SafE family protein, whose translation is MNALIAFYQNLGLALSLLVIGTFLLAGTIKGVIGLGLPTIAMGLLGLAMAPTQAAALLIIPATLTNFWQLAFGGHLQALLRRLWPLLLTIFIGTGLGTLWLGMTGGAWVVRALGGALVLYALSGLLLPTLRVGAHVEPWIAPLCGLLTGLITSATGVFVIPAVPYLQALGLSKDELVQALGLSFTVSTLALAAGLVWRGALGGGELSASLLALVPALLGMWLGQWLRQRISAVLFKRVFFIGLGALGGHLMING
- a CDS encoding LysR substrate-binding domain-containing protein; its protein translation is MHFDLTDLRLYLNILDTGNITAGAARSHLSLAAASARVRAMEASLGIDLLERGRRGVTPTPAGKALAEHARILLQQAERLQQDLAEYAKGIKGRVRLLCNTSAMTEYLPELLADFLQAHPNLDIDLQELPSSRITHALRQGAADLGIVSDAVDTEGLQTWPFRDDPLVLILPTGHPLADGRAVRFSETLSHDYVGLNASSALAIHLEEQALHIGSRMQVRIRADGFDGLIRMVAHGAGIAIVPKAAIDRRPPEPSYQCIPLQEAWAHRALLLCARNFDGLPAYATALARHLAD